One Candidatus Kinetoplastibacterium oncopeltii TCC290E genomic region harbors:
- the hisA gene encoding 1-(5-phosphoribosyl)-5-[(5-phosphoribosylamino)methylideneamino]imidazole-4-carboxamide isomerase, whose protein sequence is MLLIPAIDLKDGQCVRLRQGNLDDVTVFSEDPSIVAKRWLENGARRIHLVDLNGAVAGKPKNSIPIKSILDTINDEIPVQIGGGIRDLNTIEYYLDSGISYVIIGTAAVKNPGFLNDACVAFPGHIIAGLDAKDGKLATDGWSKLTKHNLIDLAKKFENYGCDSIIYTDISRDGMLSGVNIEATVDLAKNIKIPVYASGGIATIKDIEKLCQVAEEGIAGAILGRSIYEGSLDFKSAQQLADELTKLK, encoded by the coding sequence ATGTTACTGATTCCCGCTATCGATCTTAAAGACGGACAATGTGTTAGACTACGCCAAGGAAATTTGGATGATGTTACGGTATTTTCAGAAGATCCATCTATAGTAGCTAAAAGATGGCTAGAAAATGGAGCTCGTCGTATTCACTTAGTGGATCTTAATGGGGCAGTCGCCGGAAAGCCTAAAAATAGTATACCAATAAAGTCTATACTAGACACTATCAATGATGAAATTCCTGTACAAATAGGAGGTGGTATTCGTGATTTAAATACTATTGAGTATTACTTAGATTCAGGAATATCTTACGTGATTATAGGAACAGCAGCAGTAAAAAACCCAGGTTTTCTAAATGATGCTTGTGTGGCTTTTCCTGGGCATATAATAGCAGGATTAGACGCTAAAGATGGTAAACTTGCTACTGATGGGTGGAGCAAACTTACTAAACATAATTTAATAGATTTAGCAAAAAAATTTGAGAACTATGGATGTGATTCGATCATATATACCGACATAAGTAGAGATGGTATGTTATCTGGGGTGAATATAGAGGCTACTGTCGACCTTGCTAAAAATATAAAAATTCCTGTATACGCATCAGGTGGCATAGCGACTATTAAAGATATCGAGAAATTATGTCAAGTTGCTGAAGAAGGTATAGCTGGTGCTATCTTAGGAAGAAGTATATATGAAGGATCTTTAGACTTTAAATCAGCTCAACAACTAGCCGACGAACTAACAAAATTAAAATAA
- the hisH gene encoding imidazole glycerol phosphate synthase subunit HisH: MSNIAIIDFGMGNLHSVARAMQYAAPEAKIKICSSVAEIKKADKLVLPGQGAMLDSMKNLEKLDLIDLIKNSISEKPLLGICVGEQMLFDYSLENGNIKCLGLLKGSVKQFSGEHFFNSDNLQGKCNAKLLKVPHMGWNKVHQKQDHFLWKDIPQDVHFYFVHSYYVCPEDENIIVGETNYGLSFTCAIASDNIFAVQFHPEKSSKYGLILYRNFANWKI, translated from the coding sequence GTGTCTAATATTGCTATTATTGATTTTGGAATGGGAAATCTTCATTCCGTAGCTAGAGCCATGCAATACGCAGCTCCAGAAGCTAAAATTAAAATTTGTAGTTCAGTTGCAGAGATAAAAAAAGCTGATAAATTAGTTCTTCCAGGTCAAGGAGCAATGCTAGACTCCATGAAAAATCTCGAAAAGCTAGATTTAATAGACTTAATTAAAAACTCTATTTCAGAAAAACCTCTATTAGGTATTTGCGTAGGTGAACAAATGCTGTTTGATTATAGTTTGGAAAATGGAAATATTAAATGTCTCGGATTATTAAAAGGATCTGTAAAACAATTTAGTGGTGAACATTTTTTCAATTCTGATAATTTGCAAGGAAAGTGCAATGCCAAACTACTGAAAGTTCCACATATGGGATGGAATAAGGTTCATCAAAAACAAGATCATTTTTTGTGGAAAGATATACCTCAAGATGTTCATTTTTACTTTGTTCATAGTTACTATGTTTGCCCAGAAGATGAAAATATCATAGTAGGAGAAACAAATTATGGTTTGTCTTTCACTTGTGCCATAGCTTCTGATAATATATTTGCAGTACAGTTTCATCCAGAAAAAAGTTCAAAATACGGGTTAATTCTCTATCGCAACTTTGCAAACTGGAAAATTTAA
- the hisB gene encoding imidazoleglycerol-phosphate dehydratase HisB, with amino-acid sequence MRTAQITRNTNETQINLSINIDGSGDKSIDTGIPFLDHMIDQISRHGLIDIRIKSNGDLHIDDHHSVEDIGITLGMAIKKALGDKVGISRYGESFVPLDESLSRVIIDCSGRPHLEYNVLFTRSHIGKFDVDLIREFFQGLVNHALITLHVDNIRGSNSHHQCESIFKAFGIALRKAITKDARMSGIMPSTKGVL; translated from the coding sequence ATGCGTACAGCTCAAATTACACGCAATACAAATGAAACACAGATTAATTTATCAATTAATATTGACGGATCTGGCGATAAATCCATAGATACTGGAATACCATTCTTAGATCATATGATAGACCAAATATCTCGTCATGGATTAATTGATATAAGAATAAAATCTAATGGAGATTTACATATAGATGATCATCACTCAGTTGAAGATATTGGGATAACTTTGGGAATGGCGATTAAAAAGGCATTGGGCGATAAGGTTGGCATATCTAGATATGGTGAATCGTTTGTGCCTCTTGATGAATCACTATCTAGAGTAATTATAGATTGCTCCGGCAGGCCACATCTTGAATATAATGTTTTATTTACTAGGTCACATATTGGTAAATTCGATGTAGATTTAATAAGAGAATTTTTTCAAGGATTAGTTAACCATGCATTAATAACATTACATGTTGATAATATACGTGGTAGCAACTCACATCATCAATGTGAGTCCATATTTAAAGCATTTGGAATAGCATTGCGGAAAGCAATAACCAAAGATGCACGAATGTCTGGAATTATGCCATCTACTAAAGGCGTATTATAA
- the hisC gene encoding histidinol-phosphate transaminase gives MIEDKKLLDIIKVTVREDIQSMTAYPVSKSANYIKLDAMESPYDLPEDILEHIITNLRKVKLNRYPNTDKSQLIRTIKNKFNIPDESDLLFGNGSDELIHLIIQSCCKPGDTVLSPSPSFVFFEMASQFNHAKFIKVNLTDDLQLDTSNMLKSIKQHSPKIIFLAMPNNPTGGLWNDNDVLSIINIAPGLVIIDEAYYAFNKKSWMNRLHELSNVLILRTVSKIGLAGIRFGYLAGHPKWINQINKIRPPYNINVLTESVILSILDNKHILDEHSNQILLNRIKLSESLKKLNNVKVYDSYGNFVLVKFDKSISATNVFNELKLSNILVKDLSDSHALLSNCLRLSIGTNSENDLLIKTISKIISKK, from the coding sequence ATGATAGAAGATAAAAAGCTCTTAGATATTATTAAAGTTACAGTTAGAGAAGATATACAAAGCATGACTGCTTACCCTGTGAGTAAATCAGCAAATTATATAAAACTGGATGCCATGGAATCACCATATGATTTACCAGAGGATATTCTTGAGCATATTATTACTAATTTAAGAAAAGTCAAACTAAATAGATACCCAAATACTGATAAATCTCAATTAATAAGAACTATAAAAAATAAGTTTAATATACCCGATGAATCTGATTTATTATTTGGAAACGGATCTGATGAGCTTATACACTTAATAATTCAAAGTTGCTGTAAACCAGGGGATACAGTTTTATCACCATCACCTTCTTTTGTATTTTTTGAAATGGCATCACAATTCAATCATGCAAAATTTATTAAGGTTAATCTTACTGATGATCTTCAATTAGATACAAGCAATATGCTAAAATCTATAAAACAACATTCGCCAAAAATTATATTTTTAGCCATGCCAAATAATCCAACTGGAGGATTATGGAATGACAATGATGTACTATCAATAATAAATATAGCTCCTGGATTAGTAATAATAGATGAGGCTTATTATGCTTTTAACAAAAAATCATGGATGAATCGCTTACATGAACTAAGCAATGTTTTAATCTTAAGAACTGTTTCGAAAATTGGTCTAGCTGGTATAAGATTCGGTTATCTAGCAGGTCATCCGAAATGGATAAATCAGATAAACAAAATACGACCTCCGTACAATATAAACGTTCTAACAGAATCGGTCATTCTTAGCATACTGGATAATAAACATATTTTAGATGAACATTCTAATCAAATTCTATTAAATAGAATAAAATTATCAGAATCATTAAAAAAACTAAATAATGTTAAAGTGTACGATTCTTATGGCAATTTTGTTTTAGTTAAATTTGATAAGAGCATATCTGCAACAAATGTTTTTAACGAATTGAAATTAAGTAACATATTAGTAAAAGATCTGTCTGATTCTCATGCTTTACTAAGCAATTGTCTGAGGTTATCTATTGGGACTAATTCTGAAAATGATCTACTAATCAAAACTATTTCGAAAATTATTTCTAAAAAATAA
- the hisD gene encoding histidinol dehydrogenase codes for MNTIKRLDSLDKNFSSSLSSILEFESSEDESIEKTVHSILKDIKNDGDKALLNYTRKFDRLEVIYPDELEIPKEKWIKALNNIPKEQRKALEISVSRIKEYHEKQIVSTWSYKDSDNNILGQKITPIDKVGLYVPGGKASYPSSVLMNAIPAKIAGVPELIMVSPTPDGHINNMVLAAASLGSVDRLFAIGGAQAIGALAYGTETVPRVDKIVGPGNSYVAYAKRKVFGTVGIDMIAGPSEILIICDGKTPAEWIAMDLFSQAEHDELAQSIMLCPDLDFIDEVENQINKLLPKMPRFDILKKSLSNRGALIKVKDLSEACDIANMIAPEHLEISTENANELVPLIRHAGAIFIGRFSSESLGDYCAGPNHVLPTSRTARFSSPLGLYDFQKRSSLINISEKGSINLGKTASILANSEGLQAHAASAQYRIDGKNHDRR; via the coding sequence ATGAATACGATCAAACGTCTTGATTCCCTGGATAAAAATTTCAGTTCTTCTCTATCTTCTATACTAGAGTTCGAATCTAGCGAAGATGAATCAATTGAAAAAACTGTACATTCAATACTAAAAGATATAAAGAATGATGGTGACAAAGCTTTATTGAATTACACTAGAAAATTTGACAGACTTGAAGTTATTTATCCAGATGAATTAGAAATTCCAAAAGAGAAATGGATCAAAGCCCTTAATAATATTCCCAAAGAACAACGCAAAGCATTAGAAATTTCAGTTAGCAGGATTAAAGAATATCATGAAAAACAAATAGTATCTACTTGGAGCTATAAAGATTCAGATAATAATATACTTGGTCAAAAAATAACCCCTATAGACAAAGTCGGTCTGTACGTACCAGGGGGTAAGGCCTCATATCCATCGTCTGTTCTCATGAATGCAATACCTGCTAAAATAGCTGGTGTTCCGGAATTAATAATGGTATCTCCTACTCCAGATGGTCATATTAATAATATGGTTCTAGCTGCTGCTTCATTGGGCAGTGTAGATCGATTATTTGCTATAGGTGGTGCACAAGCTATAGGCGCCTTAGCATATGGCACAGAAACTGTGCCTAGAGTAGATAAAATAGTAGGACCAGGTAATTCTTACGTCGCATATGCAAAACGTAAAGTTTTTGGAACTGTTGGTATAGATATGATAGCTGGCCCTAGCGAAATATTGATTATATGCGACGGAAAAACACCAGCAGAATGGATTGCTATGGATTTATTTTCACAAGCAGAACATGATGAACTGGCTCAATCAATAATGCTATGTCCAGATTTAGATTTTATAGATGAAGTTGAAAATCAAATTAATAAACTACTTCCAAAAATGCCTAGATTTGATATCTTGAAGAAAAGTTTATCTAATAGGGGTGCACTTATTAAAGTAAAAGATTTGTCAGAGGCTTGTGATATAGCTAACATGATTGCTCCAGAACATCTAGAAATATCTACAGAAAATGCGAATGAACTAGTACCATTAATTAGACATGCAGGAGCAATATTTATAGGACGTTTTAGCTCAGAATCATTAGGCGACTATTGTGCCGGACCTAATCATGTACTACCAACATCTCGTACAGCAAGATTCTCATCCCCACTAGGATTATATGATTTTCAAAAACGTTCTAGCCTTATCAATATCTCAGAGAAGGGATCTATAAATCTAGGAAAAACAGCATCAATTCTAGCAAATAGCGAGGGATTGCAAGCTCATGCAGCCAGTGCTCAATATCGCATAGATGGAAAAAATCATGATAGAAGATAA
- the hisG gene encoding ATP phosphoribosyltransferase has translation MKETINKSITLALSKGRIFEDTMPLLAEAGIKVSESPEKSRKLIIQTSDTNLRILILRASDVPTYVQYGAADLGIAGKDVLIEHSAQQPGGLYQPIDLNIARCRLAVAVRQDFNYKDAVKQGSRLRVATKYIQSTREHFASKGVYIDLIKLYGSMELAPIVGLADAIVDVVSTGDTLKANGLIAVEDIMPISSRLIVNQASLKNRREFLQPLLNAFSRATNSYE, from the coding sequence ATGAAAGAAACTATAAACAAAAGCATTACATTGGCTTTGTCCAAAGGAAGAATCTTTGAAGACACTATGCCTCTGTTGGCAGAAGCAGGTATAAAAGTAAGTGAAAGCCCTGAGAAATCTCGTAAGCTAATAATACAAACTAGTGATACTAATCTAAGAATACTTATACTAAGGGCGTCAGATGTTCCTACTTACGTTCAGTATGGTGCTGCAGATTTAGGAATTGCTGGCAAAGATGTGCTTATAGAACACTCTGCACAACAACCGGGTGGATTATATCAACCAATAGACCTAAATATAGCTAGATGCCGCTTAGCAGTTGCTGTAAGACAAGATTTTAATTATAAAGATGCTGTTAAGCAAGGATCTAGGTTACGTGTGGCTACAAAGTACATTCAATCTACAAGAGAACATTTTGCATCGAAAGGTGTATATATTGATTTAATAAAATTGTATGGGTCAATGGAATTGGCTCCTATTGTTGGGCTTGCTGATGCTATTGTTGACGTTGTTTCGACTGGAGATACACTCAAAGCTAATGGCTTAATTGCAGTAGAAGATATAATGCCTATATCTTCTAGGCTAATAGTCAATCAAGCATCATTAAAAAATCGTAGGGAATTTTTGCAGCCACTTTTAAATGCATTTTCTCGCGCTACTAATTCGTATGAATAA
- the murA gene encoding UDP-N-acetylglucosamine 1-carboxyvinyltransferase: MVSMEEELQIIGGSELEGDVIISGAKNAALPILCAGLLTSETISLSNVPDLHDVDTTINLLSHLGSTTKRHTKNEVSIMSNKIENLKAPYELVKAMRASILVLGPLLTRFGEAIVSMPGGCAIGQRPVDQHIKCLSALGADIRIEHGFVIAKSRKLKGTLVRPDVVTVTGTENIIMAATLAEGETIIENAACEPEVVDLSNMLIKMGANIKGHGTNRVIIHGVDRLYGAKHKIIPDRIEAGTFLCALAATGGNIKIKGINPNDMLATIDKIRLSGVTVKQDDGNLICSISKRPKSVDIVTREYPGLATDMQAQFMALNSISHGTSMIVENIFENRYLHVQELNRLGADITINGNFATVRGVDFLSGATVKATDLRASASLVIAGLVAQGKTTIEQIYHLDRGYENMELKLQKLGANIKRAINRNEE, encoded by the coding sequence ATGGTTTCAATGGAAGAAGAATTACAAATCATCGGGGGCTCAGAGCTTGAAGGAGATGTGATCATCTCTGGTGCTAAAAATGCTGCATTACCAATTTTATGTGCGGGATTACTAACATCAGAAACAATTTCGCTGAGCAATGTACCTGATCTTCATGATGTCGATACAACTATTAATTTATTGAGCCATCTTGGCTCAACAACCAAAAGACATACTAAGAATGAAGTATCTATTATGTCAAATAAAATAGAAAACTTAAAAGCTCCATACGAGCTCGTTAAGGCAATGAGGGCATCTATTTTGGTTCTTGGTCCACTTTTAACTAGGTTTGGAGAAGCTATTGTTAGTATGCCAGGGGGATGTGCTATAGGACAGAGACCAGTAGATCAGCACATAAAATGTTTATCTGCATTAGGGGCTGATATACGTATAGAGCATGGCTTTGTTATAGCTAAGTCAAGAAAACTTAAAGGAACTTTGGTTCGTCCAGATGTAGTAACAGTAACTGGAACTGAAAATATCATAATGGCGGCTACTCTTGCTGAAGGTGAAACAATTATAGAGAATGCTGCTTGTGAACCAGAAGTAGTAGATTTGTCTAATATGCTCATAAAGATGGGTGCTAACATAAAAGGACACGGCACAAATAGAGTAATTATACACGGAGTTGATAGGTTATATGGAGCAAAACATAAAATAATACCTGATAGAATTGAAGCTGGAACTTTTTTATGTGCTCTAGCTGCAACAGGTGGTAACATAAAAATAAAAGGTATTAATCCTAATGATATGTTAGCTACTATAGATAAGATAAGACTATCTGGAGTTACAGTAAAACAAGATGATGGAAATTTGATATGCAGCATCAGTAAAAGACCTAAGTCTGTAGATATCGTAACACGTGAATATCCTGGCTTAGCAACTGATATGCAAGCACAATTCATGGCTCTCAATAGTATTTCGCATGGCACTTCGATGATAGTTGAAAATATATTTGAAAACAGATATCTTCATGTACAAGAACTCAATAGATTAGGAGCTGATATAACAATCAATGGTAATTTTGCTACAGTTCGTGGAGTTGATTTTCTTTCTGGAGCAACTGTAAAAGCTACAGACTTAAGAGCATCAGCAAGTTTAGTTATAGCTGGATTGGTTGCCCAAGGGAAAACAACCATAGAACAAATTTATCATCTGGATCGTGGTTATGAGAATATGGAATTGAAACTTCAAAAGCTAGGAGCTAATATTAAACGAGCTATCAATAGGAATGAAGAATGA